One genomic segment of Coffea arabica cultivar ET-39 chromosome 6e, Coffea Arabica ET-39 HiFi, whole genome shotgun sequence includes these proteins:
- the LOC113694655 gene encoding heptahelical transmembrane protein 2 isoform X1 yields MKQRTRTTGNADASAHGVESVHSDRNNKRATKKMKFQQKLLKFESLPDYMQDNEFIRDHYRCEWPLKYVVLSVFSVHNETLNIWTHLVGFAIFLWLTAMSLTKKATVENLVGRFFSRPGTDGPLMMMMNKTINGSDAFFLESYLRHIPKPSILHVNGDSDVIPKWPWFVLLGGAMCCMICSSLAHLFACHSRRFYLFFWRLDYAGISLMINCSFFAPIYYAFSCHPYWRLFYLASITGFGSLAVVTLFAPALSSGRFRSFRANIFLAMGFSGVIPAAHAVILYWHNSPHILVALGYEIVMGFLYAAGAGFYTSRIPERWRPGAFDIVGQSHQIFHVLVVVAALAHSAATLVIMDLRGGLPACDG; encoded by the exons ATGAAGCAGAGGACCAGGACAACCGGAAATGCTGATGCTAGTGCTCATGGAGTTGAATCGGTCCATTCGGACCGGAACAACAAAAGAGCAACAAAGAAGATGAAATTCCAGCAAAAATTGTTGAAATTCGAGtccttacctgattacatgcagGATAATGAATTCATCAGAGACCATTACCGCTGCGAGTGGCCGTTAAAATACGTCGTTTTGAGCGTCTTCTCCGTCCACAATGAAACTCTGAATATCTGGAC GCATTTGGTTGGTTTCGCGATATTCTTGTGGTTGACGGCGATGAGCTTGACGAAAAAAGCGACGGTGGAGAATTTGGTCGGAAGATTCTTCAG TAGGCCGGGGACTGATGGAccgttgatgatgatgatgaacaaGACAATCAACGGCTCTGATGCTTTTTTCCTA GAATCATATCTAAGGCACATTCCTAAACCATCAATCTTACATGTGAATGGAGATTCTGATGTTATCCCCAAATGGCCTTGGTTTGTGCTCTTAGGAGGGGCTATGTGCTGCATGATATGTAGCTCTCTTGCCCATCTATTTGCTTGCCACTCCAGACGTTTCTATCTCTTCTTCTGGCGCCTTGATTATGCTGGCATTTCCTTGATGATAAACTGCTCCTTCTTTGCCCCTATATACTATGCTTTCTCATGTCACCCTTATTGGCGTCTTTTTTACCTGGCCTCAATTACTGGCTTTGGTAGCCTTGCCGTGGTCACCCTCTTTGCCCCTGCTCTATCCTCTGGTCGTTTCCGTTCCTTCAGGGCAAACATTTTCCTCGCCATGGGTTTCTCAGGAGTGATACCAGCAGCACATGCCGTCATTCTTTATTGGCATAACAGCCCACACATACTAGTAGCTCTTGGATATGAGATTGTAATGGGCTTTCTATATGCTGCTGGAGCAGGATTTTACACGAGTAGGATACCGGAGAGATGGAGGCCAGGTGCATTTGATATTGTGGGGCAGAGCCACCAAATCTTCCATGTGTTGGTTGTTGTTGCTGCTCTTGCCCATAGCGCTGCCACTCTTGTAATAATGGATTTGCGTGGAGGGTTACCAGCCTGTGATGGTTGA
- the LOC113694655 gene encoding heptahelical transmembrane protein 2 isoform X2, giving the protein MKQRTRTTGNADASAHGVESVHSDRNNKRATKKMKFQQKLLKFESLPDYMQDNEFIRDHYRCEWPLKYVVLSVFSVHNETLNIWTHLVGFAIFLWLTAMSLTKKATVENLVGRFFRPGTDGPLMMMMNKTINGSDAFFLESYLRHIPKPSILHVNGDSDVIPKWPWFVLLGGAMCCMICSSLAHLFACHSRRFYLFFWRLDYAGISLMINCSFFAPIYYAFSCHPYWRLFYLASITGFGSLAVVTLFAPALSSGRFRSFRANIFLAMGFSGVIPAAHAVILYWHNSPHILVALGYEIVMGFLYAAGAGFYTSRIPERWRPGAFDIVGQSHQIFHVLVVVAALAHSAATLVIMDLRGGLPACDG; this is encoded by the exons ATGAAGCAGAGGACCAGGACAACCGGAAATGCTGATGCTAGTGCTCATGGAGTTGAATCGGTCCATTCGGACCGGAACAACAAAAGAGCAACAAAGAAGATGAAATTCCAGCAAAAATTGTTGAAATTCGAGtccttacctgattacatgcagGATAATGAATTCATCAGAGACCATTACCGCTGCGAGTGGCCGTTAAAATACGTCGTTTTGAGCGTCTTCTCCGTCCACAATGAAACTCTGAATATCTGGAC GCATTTGGTTGGTTTCGCGATATTCTTGTGGTTGACGGCGATGAGCTTGACGAAAAAAGCGACGGTGGAGAATTTGGTCGGAAGATTCTTCAG GCCGGGGACTGATGGAccgttgatgatgatgatgaacaaGACAATCAACGGCTCTGATGCTTTTTTCCTA GAATCATATCTAAGGCACATTCCTAAACCATCAATCTTACATGTGAATGGAGATTCTGATGTTATCCCCAAATGGCCTTGGTTTGTGCTCTTAGGAGGGGCTATGTGCTGCATGATATGTAGCTCTCTTGCCCATCTATTTGCTTGCCACTCCAGACGTTTCTATCTCTTCTTCTGGCGCCTTGATTATGCTGGCATTTCCTTGATGATAAACTGCTCCTTCTTTGCCCCTATATACTATGCTTTCTCATGTCACCCTTATTGGCGTCTTTTTTACCTGGCCTCAATTACTGGCTTTGGTAGCCTTGCCGTGGTCACCCTCTTTGCCCCTGCTCTATCCTCTGGTCGTTTCCGTTCCTTCAGGGCAAACATTTTCCTCGCCATGGGTTTCTCAGGAGTGATACCAGCAGCACATGCCGTCATTCTTTATTGGCATAACAGCCCACACATACTAGTAGCTCTTGGATATGAGATTGTAATGGGCTTTCTATATGCTGCTGGAGCAGGATTTTACACGAGTAGGATACCGGAGAGATGGAGGCCAGGTGCATTTGATATTGTGGGGCAGAGCCACCAAATCTTCCATGTGTTGGTTGTTGTTGCTGCTCTTGCCCATAGCGCTGCCACTCTTGTAATAATGGATTTGCGTGGAGGGTTACCAGCCTGTGATGGTTGA